The sequence below is a genomic window from Meles meles chromosome 3, mMelMel3.1 paternal haplotype, whole genome shotgun sequence.
TCTTCCACACTCGGGCCAGTCTCCAGAAACTCAGCACCAAGGTTTGGGGGGACGTGGACATGAGTGGAGGTGGGAAAGAGGTGGGCGGAGTAGTTTCGGGGTTTGGAACCTAAGGGCCTAAATCTGAGAGACTGGAATGAATCCAGGCTTCCCTACATCCTCAGTGCGTGACCCTGGTTAATTTGATCTCTGGGAGTTTCATGTTCTTCATCTGTAATGCAGAAatagtacatttcttttttattcctttaccaTGCATTTATTGAGGACTCTGTGCCTTCAGAGTCTGGTAAGGGGCAGATAAATAGtaagtaaagaaacaaatattcagattaagtgaaaacaaaacaagatgctATGGTAAAGGGTAACAGGGCGTAATTTAGAGAGAAAGCCTATCTGAACAGATGGCCTGAATGGCAAAAAGAAGCCAGCCATGCAAAGATCtaggggaagaacattccagggagAGGAAATGGTGAGTGCAGAGGCTCTGAGGTGGGAATAGCTTTGTGGGCTTCgagaaacagaaagaaggtcagtgtggctggagcactctgagcagggggagaggcactGTGAAAACAGGTCAGAGAGATTGCAGGGGCCAGCTCTTGTTGCACCTGGCAAGCCACAGTAGGGAGCAGcggggattttattttaaatggacaTAGATGCCACTAGAGTATTTCAAGCTGGAGTTGTTGAGTGTGCAAAATGTTTAGTGTAGTACCAGGtgcatagtaagcactcaataataTAAGAATCCGTGCTGGATCTAGGTTGGCCTTGGAAGGACCCCACGGGTCCAGGGCTTCCTGTTGACACGTGTTTTCTCCTCCTAGCTCTCTGCCCAGTCAGCCCAGTACTCCCAGCAGCTGAAAGCAGCACGCAATGAGTACCTGCTCAACTTGGTGGCCACCAACGCCCACCTTGACCACTACTACCAGGAGGAGTTGCCAGCCCTACTCAAGGCCAGTCCCAACCCAGATAGCCCTGCCCCttggcgtggggggtggggggttgttgtGTGGGAGAGCCTCTCCTTGCTTCCTACCACCGTCAGGCTAGGTGGTGCTAAGGTCCCGGCCTGCTTTGAGTGGCTAGAAGTTACATCCTTTAGTTCTGGTTTGGGTTTGTCTTCTAGCTGGCTACATGACATTTTGCAGAACACTTAGCCCCTCTGAACACCTAGTTGCCTCATTAGGGACAATTTTTGATCTGCCTACTTTATAAGACTAGTGGGGCTCAGGCGAGAGAATGGATGTGAGAATGCTTTTTAGACTGTTAAGGTCTATGCATACATGAGGGCCCATTATTAGAAGCAGTAAAAtgtctcatttcttccttctttccaatttctcgtgcccatcacccatctgaacctgggcagagagcctgctttgcGGTAGATGCTGGGGGAAGGGTggggtcacgatcttggggttcTCTCCAGGCCCTGGTCAGTGAGCTGTTGGAACACTTGAGGGACCCCTTGACCTTGCTAAGCCGCACTGAGCTGGAAGCTGCAGAGATGGCCCTGGAGCATGCCCGCCGTGGAGGGCAAGCAACCTCCCAGGTGAGGGCGGTGCCCTATACGAGCTCCTCAGGGATCCCCTTCACCCTGCTCTTCAGTACAGACCACCCACTGTGTATCTGCACCTTTAATTTTCACCTGTCCTCCTTTTTCTGAGAGGGGCTGGGGATAGGCTTGGAGGGGTAACCCATGAGTGACTACTTCGACCTTTTCGAACCCCCAGGTAAGCTGGGAGGAGGATCTGAAGCTCTTTCTTCAGGAACCTGGAGTATTTTCCCCCACAGCACCTCAGGAGTTTCAGCCTGCAGGGACTGATCAGGTGAGACTTCTCTCTTCATTGGAAGccaaccacctttttttttttttttttaaagattttatttatttatttgtcagagagagagacagagagagaaagatcacaagtaggcagaggcagagggagaagcaggctccctgtcgagcaaggagcccgatatgggactcgatcccaggacgctaggatcatgacctgagccgaaggcagccgcttaatcacctgagccacccaggcgtcccagaagcCAACCACCTTAAAGGGGACTGTGGTTTAGGCCTACTCCCTCATCACCCTTGTCCTGATTAGTGACTATTAAACTGTGGAGAAGGGGTTTCAGAACTTTagttcctcttccttctccctctgtcccatttTGGGgactctctgtgtgtctgtgtccacagGAATGCACACCTGTGCCCTCACCTCGTTGTCCCTGTCCCTGGAGAAGGTtaggacagaaagaaggaaagaagaagggactGTAGAGAAGGAGCAACATCAGGTCCTCCTCTCAGCATCTGTGTACACTCTTCACATAGGTTTGCGCCCTGGAGCTGGAGGGGGATGCAGGAGGCATGGTGGGGGACCGTAGTCTGGAGAAAGAGGTTCAGCGCTGGACAAGCCGAGCTGCCCGAGACTACAAGATCCAGAACCATGGGCATCGGGTGAGGTGGGGGGTGCAGGTGTTGTGGGTGGGTGGGAAGCGCTGAGGGTTGAGGACTCCGGAGTCAGTGGGGGATGTCATAGGGCTGcaggcaggagaggaaggaaagggattTTAGCCCAATAGTGTGGGCTAAACACAGTGGTTAAGAGCCCAGCTTTCAGAGCTAGACCCacctgggttcgaatcctgcTCGGTTGTTTCCTCGTTATGTAACCCTGAGTAAGGGAGTGACTTAACCTCTCCGGACTTTAGTTTCCTTATTTTGAAGTGGGGCTAATAACAGTCCCCACTGCATGAGGAAGATTAAATGACATAACGCATGCAAAGCAAGTAGCAAAGTGCCAGTCCATAGTAAGTTGTCCCGCATAGTGTTTCCACCCACCCCTGTTCTCTGCCTTTCCAACCAGGTGCTGCAGCGGCTGGAGCAGAGGCGACAGCAGGCCCCAGGGCGGGAGGCGCCAGGTCTAGAACAGCGGCTGCAGGAAGTGAGGGAGAGCATCCGGCGGGCACAGGTGAGCCATAGCCCTGTGCCTGGGACGCCTGAGATCCCACCTGCTCACACAACACCCTCCTCCTGTCTAGCTGCATGGTGGGGAGCAGCGAGGTGGGAGGTAGAGGTGGGCATGTTTGGGATGGCTCCACTCACCGCCCAAAGGCAGGCCCATCCATGACCTTGGTTGATCTCTCTTCCCCATGCCAGGTGAGCCAGGTGAAGGGGGCTGCCCGGCTAGCCCTGCTCCAAGGAGCTGGCCTGGATGTGCAGCGCTGGCTGAAGCCAGCCATGACCCAGGCGCAGGATGAGGTGGAGCAGGAGCGACGGCTCAGTGAGGCCCGGCTTTCCCAGAGGGACCTCTCTCCCACGGTGAGTACCCTTTGCTCCCTACCCCTCTACACCCGGGAGGGTAAAGGATAGATCTCCCCAGAGGAGGGCAGACCCTATAAAATGGGTATCCCAATAGTACcgaagtcaaagaggttgttaGGAGGCTGGAATGAAGTACATATACTTTTTTGCATAGTTCGTAGCACAGAGTGCTCTCAGTGAACTTTTATCATGACTGTAGGATGGCAGTTATGAACTAAAGTTCTGAGTGTGGACTCTAAGTGGTTTAAGCTCCAGGCACTCCACTTACTACTAGCTGTACttgacctttctgagcctcagttttcttataaGTAAAATCAAgtaggtgcctcagtcagttaagggtctgagtcttgatttcggctcaggtcatgatgttagggttgtgagatcgagccctgcatcaggctccatgctcagtatggagtcggCTTgcatctctccttcttcctctgccctgtgccccccagtgcatgtgcacatgcatgtgtgtacctttgctttcaattaaataaaatattttaaaaacatttgaaaagtagGTAAAACGAGATGATATAGTTATGCAAAGTATCAGCGGGTTATTGTGAAGTTTCGATGAGGTGCTGTACATAAGATGTTAAGTAttcctggcacatggcaggcacTCAGTACTGGAATTCTGCGATTGTTGTTGGTGTTACCCTGCTCTGTGGTGATTTTGCTTGTGATACATAGTGGACAGATGGGTGGTACTACCTTGCGTAGTGATCTATCGGTGTTCTTTAAGGGTAGAATGAAGGAGTGGGGATTAAAATGGGTACTCGAGAGTGGGCCCCCCAGTGATGTCTGTTCTCTGCCCCCCAGGCTGAGGATGCTGAGCTCTCTGACTTCGAGGAATGTGAGGAGACAGGGGAGCTCTTTGAGGAGCCTGCCCCTGCAGCCTTGGCCAccaggcccctcccctgcccagcacATGTGGTGTTCAGCTATCAGGTATCAGgtgggcatgggggaggggaccTCAGAGAAGTGGGGATGGGAGACAGCCATGTCCTGAATTCTTCCTTGTGGGGCCCAGGCAGGGCATGAGGATGAGCTGACCATCACAGAGGGCGAGTGGCTGGAGGTCATAGAAGAGGGAGATGCTGATGAATGGGTCAAGGTGGGTATGGATCGTAGGTTCTGAccttggtggtgggtgggggtgcAGCAGTCGGAAGAACTTCTCTGTGGCTTGCAAGGACCCAGCCAGACAAAGCTAGAAGTCTGAGGAGGAGGGCTAGGGCCATGGGCTGCTGAGTCAAGTCTGCTCTCTGTTCACATTGCTGCGTGAATAGGCTCGAAATCAGCATGGTGAGATAGGCTTTGTCCCTGAGCGGTATCTCAACTTCCCGGACCTCTTCTTCCCTGAGAGTGGCCACGACAGTGACAATCCCTCAGGAGTAGAGCCCACAGGTATGAATGGGAAATTCTGGGTCAGGGGACCTTGAGCCGTGGTGGCCCTGAGATGTCATGGCCTGGGGAACTACTCCCCATCAATTCCCCTCACCACTTCTGCTGGGCTTCTGCAGCCTTCCTGGCCCGTGCCCTATACAGCTACACAGGACAGAGTGCAGAGGAGCTGAGCTTTCCGGAGGGGGCACTTATCCGCCTTCTGCCCCGGGCCCAGGATGGAGTGGATGATGGCTTCTGGAGAGGAGAATTCGGGGGCCATGTGGGGGTTTTCCCCTCCCTGTTAGTGGAGGAGCTGCTTGGCCCCCCAGAACCCCCTGAACTCTCCGACCCTGAACAGGTGAGGCTTCCTTCTCCCTGGGTCCCCAGGCTCCTCTGTGTTGAGCCTCCCACTCCAATGAGGCCCCATATTCATCTTAatgccctcttccttctcccgGTTTACTCCCTATATTGGCTTGGACCTCCCAATGTCCTTTGGctgggcagagaaaagggaaacttagGCAGTTTTCCCTAAGAGTTTGGTGGTCCTACTTTAGTGCTAGATCTGAGTTTAGATTCATACTGCATTGCCTTGGGCAGTGATATAAACTCAGTGCTTACTTGTCATCTGGGAAAACTGGggtaataatacctacttcaGCAGCCCAACCCTCGTGACTAGAGATATGGAGGTAAAGCCCTTAGCACAGTGACCCAGAGGAGGTCGTTTAATATATGGTACCTACTCCTACAGCAGGAAGAGCCTAGGAGAGGGAGTCAGGAGAGCTGGGTTCTAGTTGGGACTCTATCACTAACAGGCTCCATGCTTTTCAATAGATGGCTTAACCTGAGTCTCATCTCTACAAGAAATCACAGAACTCCCTACTTCATGGGGTGGTGGTAAGGAATTAATTAGTGAGCATATGTGAAGTGCTAACAGAATGTCTGGGACATAGTACCTATTGGCTATAGAAGTATGTATCAGCTAAAGCCCCCACCTGTATAGAAACATCTGGCCGCTGTCCAAATCAAGGAGTGATGGGACAGGAATTGAAGATGAGATGAGAGGAAAAGGTGATGAAACCTTCCTGTGTGCCAGGAATAACCCCGTGTGCCCCTCGTTCCCAGATGCTgccatctccttctcctcctagCTTCTCACCTCCTGTGCCCACCTCTGCCTTGGAGGGAGCCCCTGTACCTGCGCTGCCTGTGGGTGAGTAGAGGGCCCTGGGGGCCctgggagggaaagagacaggcaggaggagaaagGTTGCCCTCggcttctctgcctgccctcagGAACCTCCTCCATCAGGCTCACAGAAGCAGGATGGTGAGAAGAACTTGGGCTTTGGAGGGGAGGCAAGTGCATCGTTGAGACTTTGCATATGACTTCTCAATGTGTGGTTTGGGGCGGGATGTTTAACCTGCCTGGGCCTTTACAGAGTGAGGAGAAAGGTCCCTACTTCACTGagttgttgtgagggttaggaAGATgggcctaggggtgcctgggtggctcagttgttaagcgtctgccttctgctcaggtcatgatcccagggtcctgggatcaagccccgcatcaggctgcctgctgagcctgcttctccctctcccacttcccctgtttgtgttctctctctagctatctctctgtcaaataaataaataaaatcttaaaaaaaaaaaaaaagaagggcctagcattgtgcctggcacatagtatgcATGCCTGCAGTAGCTGTTTCCTCATGAAGGATATTTTACAAATTAGCCAGCTTTCCCCACTACGCATCCTCTGCCTTTAATGTTCTTAAATCCTGCAAACACTTTGGTTTGTGTCATCGTTTTCCTTCTTGGAATGCCCACCTTTTCTAAAACCTTCTCGTACTTCTTTGTTTATGGAGCCTCCCTCCCTGATTCCAGAGGTCCCTGTGACCATTTTCTGTACCCCCTGCTCCAGCCTCTATAGTTCACTTTGAATGATTTAGCACAATTATTCATTGTGTTTGTTGGTTTTTCACTACTGGGTTCCTGACAGCCACTGGGAATGGGGGTGCTGTGAATCCCATCGCCCCCTCTCAGCAGGTGCCAAGTAAGTGCTAAGGATGGATGGATCAATGGATCTTGTGGCTCTAAGACTAGGGACTATTCGttaattcatcaaatatttacagagttccactgttctaagtgctggaGATGCAGCGATGAACAAAACAAAGCCTGAAGACTGACTTGTGGCTCTTGTTTGCAGACCAAGATCTGGACTGCCCTGGACCCCTGGACATGATGGTACCTCGACTCAGGCCGGTACGGGTTCCTCCCTTGGAGGAGATTGTGTCATTCCAACGTGTCCTGTTTTGTCTGCGGGGCTGAGGGAATGGACAGGGATGTCCCCAAGGGAGGGTTCTGGAGCTCTGATTCTGTGTTCTCTACAGATGCGTccaccacctcccccaccagCTAAAGCCCCAGATCCTGGCCACCCAGATTCTCTCACCTGAAGCCAGGGGGATTGCTGTCCCCCAGTGATGCTGCTGTCCCTATACCCAAGATGTCAGAGACCAACCCCTCTATGATCTGGAGTAATAACACAGCCAAAAGCTGGAGTTTCCCCCATTTCCACTCTTACCTCCAGGGGTAGAAActttccctctccccatttcTGGAGCTGGACTCACTCCTTTCCCCCCATCATACTTCTGCTATCTCTAGGGCTGGAACTATCCCTCTTTCTTCTGCCACCACCCCATCTCTAGGGTGGTAAAATGGATTGTGAAATCTCTGGGGCTGGAACCCATCTTCCAAAGTCTTTAGTGGCTCCAGCCCATCTGTGTCTCCACCCTGACTCTGTGACACAGTCCACTGGGTCTATGACCCACGGCCActggggttgggggctgggaCAGGAGCAGGCCTGTCAAAAGGAGCTGGAGCCAGTATGCAACACAGCTGTAATGGTCTGAGCGGATTTATTGACAGTGAATAAAGGGCACTAAGCCCAAGCCAGGGCCTGGACCTCTTTTGCCAAGAGGGCAGGGGGCCTAAGGTGCTATTGCTTTAGGGGCCCACCAAGGGCAGGGGCCTGCTCCCAGCTGCCACGCTCTAGCAAATGGAGCAAGGTGATGGGGAAGGGGTCAGGCGGCCTGTTGGCAGGCAGGGGAAGTGAAAGAGACTGAGGGATGGGGGTGAGACTTCTCCCGAGGTCCCCCAGCCTGAGGCCATGCAACTCCAGATGGAAGTAGAACTGGTTCCTCAGGTGGGGGGCAGTGCTGTCCAATGGAGAGGAGGGCCTTCATGCCTACCCACCCACTGGCCCTGCCAGCTGGTAGTCCATCAGCACAATGAAGAAGGAGGCTTGGAGAAGAGGACGGGTAACAGTGTTGCTTTCTATTCAGGATGTGTCTCAACTTTCCCCCTGGGGGCTGCAGGACCTTCCCTGTCTGCTGGAGCACATGCCCGCTCCCCACCACTAAGCCAAAGAATTTGCAGCAAAAGCCATCCTGGGGAGTACAGTGACCTAAGGGGCTTAGGTAGTGTAAGTAGGGGGTGGGAAGATGAGATTATCTGATTTGGGGCCCAGGCAGACTCACCTCACACACCCCCTGCTCCCCGTGGTGGGGACACCTGTGAGAGAGAAGTGGTCAGCAATGGGAGAACAGGATGTGGGTCCAATCAGTGCCACCTCCCccggcccccagggtaggaggcaATAAGAGCTGAGCCCACCATAGCCATGCCCATGCCTTCATACCTGGTGATCTGAGGTGTCCAGTTTGCTTGACTGTCCAATTGCCTCTCGACTGGCcagtcctgggcttgagcccttCTCTCCAGCCCCAGGCATGGGCTCTGCAGAGGCTCTAGGGTTCCCCTCAAGTGCACAAGGGACTAGGCTGCCATCCCTGAGTCCTCCATTCTGCACTGGGGGACTGGCGACGCCTGGGGGCTGTGGCCTTTCAGGGGGCACACTCTCAATGGCAGGTGTCCCTGCCCTGGGCTGCCCTCCCCCAGACCCCTGACTACCCCCTGTGTCCTGCCCTCCACCAGACCCCCAGCTCCTGTCCGTGGGAGAGCCATCACGATGCTCATGTAGCCCATAGCGCTTCTCAATGTGTGTCACCCGGAacctgggaagggagggaacactGGGGCTTAAGACCACAACTCAGAGACTGCTAGGCTTCCCCCTAACCAGGGACATCCTGGGTTTCATGGTCACTTCCCTCtggcctggggttgggggagacctCTCCAGATTATGGGGCATATGTACAGCCTGACTTCTGCTGTAGCTCACAGTCTAGGAGAACAGAGCTGGGGCCCACCTTTGGAGTCAGGTGCCTGATCACTGGGGCTCCCACCTCAAACTCCCTTTCTCTGGGGCTTTCTGTCCCCACCTGCCCACAGAGAACACGGTGGTCTCTCCAGGTCGGGGGCGGCTCTTTCCTTCCTTGGAGCGTCCCTGACGAACAAGCGGGGGCCTCTTGTTACGGCTGCAGTGGATACAAGGGGCTGCAGAGCCCAGATGCACTGTGTGATGATGGGAAGGGGCTCCATCTTGCAGGCTGGAGGTGGCATCCACGCTGGACGATAGGGAAGAAGGGAGCACAAGTGACATTaccatttcctttcctcttccatttGTGCCTGTTCTTTCAGCTTCTTAAACCCCCAGATGCCTTGCTTTCCCCAGGCCCCAGCACTCTTGTATTTATCTAATAAACACAATATTCAGATTTTAGTCATCATGTGTTCTCTTTCCCAGGGTTGTTTGCTAAAAAGAGGGCAATGTTTAACCCAAAGGAATGGCACAAGGGATAAATGTCAGGCTTGATGATATCCAGATGGGAAGTATGGTTTGAAGGACTCAGATTTCTAGAAAACTTCTTTCTTCTTATAGGCTAGCCAGCTTTGCCTCCCCCCCGACCCCCCAGACATGCGAGGACATTGGGAAAGGGTTGTGCTGGAGGAGAGGGTACTCTCCAAGGCAAGCTTAAGTCATGCTGGCCCTTGTTTCCAGCTCACCTGGACAGCTGCACTGTCCCTTCTCCTTCACTGTCCCCCAGCATCTCCTTCAAGGCCTCAGCATTGGctgaggggagaaggaaaagagggagtcAGTGGAGGTGGAGGTCAGGGCAAGAGAAAgttgagcagggggcaggggcggggagagCAAAGGGCCAGTCTACACCCACCTTCATTTTGGATGATGCAGCGAACAATCCTCTCTACTGTGTCCTCATTCATGTCATCGTCTTCAGCTGAAGGATGAGAGGTTGGCAAGAAAGCAGGAAGTGAGTCAGCTTTGGGTGGACATTACCTGGTGGCTTCTGTGGCTTACTGCTCAAGACCTATCCCTTTGTCTATTTGCCATCATGCTGGATGTTAGCATTTGGGGGCCAGGGCAGAAAAGATGGGAAAGTCAGTGGGAGCCCAAGATTATCAACAGTGGGCCCTTCCCACCCATGCTGCCTTTCCTAGGCTTGCTTTCAGGGTGGTGTCATCCCATTGCTGACTCAAGAAAGCATCATTAAGCCTCCTGAAGGCTTGGTCAGAATTTGGCCTGGGTCTCTTGATCAGGAAGTCAGAAAGAGGTGTGGGGTGAAGGAAATGGGAGGAAGGTGACTGAGCCGGGTTCTAGGCTCCTCACTCACGGGGCTGGAGCTGGGCATCGTCGGGCTCCGAGCCCCTCGACGTGCGGCAGCGGTAGCCCTTCTTCTTGAGCACGTGGCAGATCATGAAGCCTACGAGGCCCATGAGGAAGAAGAccagcacaagcaggaagagcatgTATAGCCCATGTTGGGGCGGCTCCAGGTCAGGCTGTGGTTCCGACATGAGGCCCTGGGGGGCGAGCGCGGGCCAGGGCGCCTCCTGGGGTTAGGGGGCTGCAGCTAGGGACTGGGGGAGGGATAGGAATTCGGTCCTCAGGACCCGAAACCGACGAGCCTCTGAAGTCCGGCCCCACCCCCCTACCCAACCAAGGAGCTGTCCGTGCCAGGGGTGCTGGTCCGAGGCAGGGGTGCCGGACGGCGGCTGCGCAAGCCCTCTTCCACGACCCTGATCCTGCTTCCCCGACGCCCAGAGCGTTCCCCTTTCCAGCTGGTCCTGCGCTTCCGTCCCTCCCAAGGACACTGCAGAGCGAGATGGGACGGAATTCTCAGGCGGCCCGCGCAAGAATCGCGCCTGAGTCAGCGGCCGCACCTCCTCCGCGTCGGCCTGAGCCAGGCCTCTgcaaccccctcccctgcctgtaTTCCCGCACAACGACACCCCTTTAGGTTCCTCCCATCCTGACCACTTGGCCCACTCGGTACCGGTGGTTTGGTTCTGGTTCCGGCTCCGGCTCGGGTTCCGGCTCCAGGGACGTCCTAGTCCGGCTTAGGGCCCCCGATGCCCTCCCGACGCTCatcccttgcttcctcctcctccccccctcgCCGCCTCACCGGCTCCGGGCTCTGGCTGCAGATACCGGTGCCgcggcaggcggggggagggaaggatgaagaGGGATGCGGGCTGGTTGGGAGCGGCGGCTGGCTCCGGACAACTCCGGCtgtgggaaagggaaggagatggggatgggggcggggggcgggcgccgCCGCAGCCGCCCTAGGTTCCCAAATGCCTTCTCCAGTCGCCAGCCCGGGACCAGGGGGCGGAGCGCAGGTGTGCGGGGCGGAGAGAGAGAGCCTTGCGTGCTTGTGAGCGCAAGTGTGGGGCGCGCGTGACTGCGCCGTCCCCTTCCGCCCCCCCGGGGGGAGTGTGCGGCGCCGAGTCAGAGTTCgggtggggaggacaggcagTCAGAACAAAGTGCTCTCCACTGTTCTATCCCGCATGCTTGGCGCATCTCCTGCCCTCAGATGCCTCGGTCTGGTGGATAGCCAGGAATCTTCCCAGCGGACCAGGGGAAGCTGGCTTTCTGCACCGGAGAGGGACGGAGTGGCAGTTCTCCGGAGTCTCCTAGACTGGTGACAATGGCCTGCGCCCCGTTTCGGGCAGCTGGTTGGACGAGATGTCTCGGATTCCCGAGGATTTGACCCCTGCCCGGAAGGAGATGACCCTCGCATCCTAGAACCGAAGCTACCCGTCCGCCGCAGAGCGCAGATGCTTACGCTTCGGAACCTAGAAGGGCGAAGCCAAGCGAGGGGCGGAACTCCGCAGGGGGCGTGGTCTTGGAGGCGGGGCCTGGGCTTCCCGGTTCCGCAGAGGCAGGCTGCGTGCTCACGCAGCACgtaggagtgggggtggggcaggcggCCGGGCGGGCGGCGGAGGCGCGGGGCCTGCTCCCGCCGGCACCATGGCCAAGACCGTGGCCTATTTCTACGACCCAGACGTGGGCAACTTCCACTATGGTGAGGGAGCAAGGCTGTACGCGAGGGGCTTCGGGACGCGGAGGTTTCGAGGCGGGGGCTAAAACTCCAGCGACGGGAACTGACGAACTCTCTTCTCCCACCCCCAGGAGCAGGGCACCCTATGAAGCCCCATCGCTTGGCATTGACCCATAGTTTGGTGTTGCACTACGGTCTCTATAAGAAGATGATCGTGAGTCTCCCCATCGCTGCTGGGTATTGAGGGTGCGGGCGAGCTGTGTGGCCCTAGGATAGGTGGGCTGCCCTAAATGCACCCCGTGCGACCCacccttggggtggggggcagggtggatGGAAGCAGCCAGGACCACCCGCCATCAGCAGAGTGTTGGTGGGTGTGTCCACCGACttaatggaaattattttttcacCTTAGGTCGGCCACCCTTTGACCTCAGGTAGATCAACCTCGGGCCTATGGTTAGGGTGGCGTGGGGGGGGTTTGAAGAGAGAAAGTGTTTCCTCCCCAGCGTCTTAGGATGTGGGCAGTGCTGTGGCTTCAGGAGAGAGGAGATGGATCACTTCATCTGGATGTGAGGTGTTCCCACCGCAGTTCTCACCCTTTCTCTGCCACCTCTCGCCACCTCCAAGGAGCTAGAGCTCCAGGGAGGACTCTGTAGCCCCGTGtgcaaatgtgtatgtgtgtgtggaagAGAGCGGGAAATGTCCTATGTACTTCCCTATCAACTTAGAATATCCCCCACAGGGTTCTACTTAATTGCTACCCAATCCTCCATCTCCCAGATACATACACGGGGGTGGACAATCCCCAACTTGGAATGTATAGTTGTGATATCACACCGATTTTAACAGTTAAGCTCAGCCCACATGCGTCACAAGGGGAGTTAGTCAACAATATGAATGAGTGTTGTCCACTTGTTTGTGCTGAGGCGCAGACAAGTGAATTAGCTACAGAAAAGACTAAGTTGATGTTAGTGCATGAATCTATGACTCCCTTGAAATTGTTTGCTGGTATGTACCCATGTGCATTTTCTGGGGAGAGAAGCTTTTTGTTCTTTCCCAGTTTCTAAAGAAGTGTGTGAAATTCTCCAAAAGGTAGTAAGTCTCTAGCTTA
It includes:
- the RELL2 gene encoding RELT-like protein 2 isoform X1; translation: MSVGRASGALSRTRTSLEPEPEPEPEPEPNHRVLGRDGSAGPAGKGNALGVGEAGSGSWKRACAAAVRHPCLGPAPLARTAPWLAEDDDMNEDTVERIVRCIIQNEANAEALKEMLGDSEGEGTVQLSSVDATSSLQDGAPSHHHTVHLGSAAPCIHCSRNKRPPLVRQGRSKEGKSRPRPGETTVFSVGRFRVTHIEKRYGLHEHRDGSPTDRSWGSGGGQDTGGSQGSGGGQPRAGTPAIESVPPERPQPPGVASPPVQNGGLRDGSLVPCALEGNPRASAEPMPGAGEKGSSPGLASREAIGQSSKLDTSDHQVSPPRGAGGV
- the RELL2 gene encoding RELT-like protein 2 isoform X2; the encoded protein is MSEPQPDLEPPQHGLYMLFLLVLVFFLMGLVGFMICHVLKKKGYRCRTSRGSEPDDAQLQPPEDDDMNEDTVERIVRCIIQNEANAEALKEMLGDSEGEGTVQLSSVDATSSLQDGAPSHHHTVHLGSAAPCIHCSRNKRPPLVRQGRSKEGKSRPRPGETTVFSVGRFRVTHIEKRYGLHEHRDGSPTDRSWGSGGGQDTGGSQGSGGGQPRAGTPAIESVPPERPQPPGVASPPVQNGGLRDGSLVPCALEGNPRASAEPMPGAGEKGSSPGLASREAIGQSSKLDTSDHQVSPPRGAGGV